In Deinococcus maricopensis DSM 21211, one genomic interval encodes:
- a CDS encoding sensor histidine kinase has protein sequence MSAVRRGLPRVVRGVTRLWGRLSVNLISAMLLTVVVMAVSMVALSAYSVRRQFEQLPPELRAQFEARNAQRRAEDLRNRSYEQAMRRRYGEPPLRPRPTPSGPRFQNQLTNSLTGAALISGTLAVLLGGLLARRIARPIEGVSAAARRVAHGDLSVRAPEQPSSLEVLALTRNFNGMADALERLEGERRNMIADIAHELRTPLAVMQARLDALADGVLPMTPGEIGVLSQQVELLTRLVGDLRTLSLAEAHQLSLDRTTFDARDLVAHVARSFESRAHARTQMLRTHLPTGPAPLHADRDRLAQALGNLLDNALRHTPDAGVVQLSVRAEADAVTFAVRDSGAGFPEDAAPRLFDRFYRVHGARDRATGGSGLGLAIVQAITALHGGHVTARNHPDGGAEFTLTLPSVQAADARRAAA, from the coding sequence ATGAGCGCCGTCCGGCGGGGCCTCCCGCGGGTCGTGCGGGGCGTCACGCGCCTGTGGGGGCGCTTGTCCGTGAACCTGATCAGCGCCATGCTGCTCACGGTGGTTGTCATGGCGGTGAGCATGGTGGCGCTGAGTGCGTACAGCGTGCGGCGGCAGTTCGAGCAGCTCCCGCCGGAGCTGCGCGCGCAGTTCGAGGCGCGTAACGCGCAGCGCCGCGCCGAGGACCTCCGCAACCGCTCGTATGAGCAGGCCATGCGTCGCCGCTACGGCGAGCCGCCCCTGCGGCCGCGGCCCACGCCGAGCGGCCCGCGCTTCCAGAATCAGCTGACGAACTCCCTCACGGGCGCGGCGCTGATTTCCGGGACGCTCGCGGTGCTGCTGGGGGGGCTGCTCGCGCGGCGGATCGCGCGGCCCATCGAGGGGGTCAGCGCGGCGGCGCGGCGCGTCGCGCACGGGGACCTGAGCGTGCGCGCGCCCGAGCAGCCCAGCAGCCTGGAGGTGCTGGCGCTCACCCGGAACTTCAACGGCATGGCGGACGCGCTGGAGCGCCTCGAAGGGGAGCGGCGCAACATGATCGCCGACATCGCGCATGAGCTGCGCACGCCGCTCGCGGTGATGCAGGCGCGCCTCGACGCGCTCGCGGACGGCGTGCTGCCCATGACGCCCGGCGAGATCGGCGTGCTGTCGCAGCAGGTGGAGCTGCTCACGCGTCTGGTGGGGGACCTGCGGACGCTGTCGCTCGCGGAGGCGCACCAGCTGTCCCTGGACCGCACGACGTTCGACGCGCGGGACCTCGTCGCGCACGTCGCGCGGTCGTTCGAGAGTCGCGCGCACGCGCGCACGCAGATGCTGCGCACGCACCTGCCGACCGGTCCCGCGCCGCTGCACGCGGACCGGGACCGGCTCGCGCAGGCGCTCGGGAACCTCCTCGACAATGCCCTGCGGCACACGCCGGACGCGGGCGTCGTGCAGCTCAGCGTTCGCGCCGAGGCGGACGCCGTGACGTTCGCGGTGCGGGACAGCGGCGCCGGCTTCCCGGAGGACGCCGCGCCGCGCCTGTTCGACCGGTTCTACCGCGTGCACGGCGCGCGGGACCGCGCGACCGGCGGGAGCGGCCTGGGGCTCGCCATCGTGCAGGCCATCACGGCGCTGCACGGCGGGCACGTGACGGCGCGTAACCACCCGGACGGCGGCGCGGAGTTCACGCTCACGCTGCCGTCCGTTCAGGCGGCGGACGCGCGCCGCGCCGCCGCCTGA
- a CDS encoding aminopeptidase has protein sequence MIYNPEKHADLLVDYCVYVKPGERILVHGSTLALPLLEALHRALLTRGARPVLRLEYPEQADDFVRLASDEVLDAVHAADLADMEAIDGSIRVLAARALASDVDPARRSRLMKAAAPLAGARSRRKWTLTQYPALADAQAAGMSEEEYAAFVARAMFLDHADPVAQWAEVRAMQARLIERLTVADEVRIVGPGTDLRLSVRGRTWANSDGKRNMPSGEVFTGPLEDSAQGVITFDLPTVFQGARVRGIRLEFRDGKVVDATAEEGEAALLAALDTDEGARFLGELGIGTNFGIQVPTQNILFDEKIGGTVHLAVGKSYPETGGVNASALHWDMICDLRSGGQILLDGEVFQENGRFVQ, from the coding sequence ATGATCTACAACCCTGAGAAGCACGCCGACCTGCTGGTCGACTACTGCGTGTACGTGAAGCCCGGCGAGCGCATCCTCGTGCACGGCAGCACCCTGGCATTGCCGCTGCTGGAGGCCCTGCACCGCGCGCTGCTCACCCGCGGCGCCCGGCCCGTGTTGCGCCTGGAGTACCCGGAGCAGGCGGACGACTTCGTGCGGCTCGCGTCCGACGAGGTGCTGGACGCCGTGCACGCCGCGGACCTCGCGGACATGGAAGCCATCGACGGCAGCATCCGCGTGCTCGCCGCGCGCGCCCTCGCGTCCGACGTGGACCCCGCGCGCCGCAGCCGCCTGATGAAGGCCGCCGCGCCCCTCGCGGGCGCCCGCAGCCGCCGCAAGTGGACCCTCACGCAGTACCCGGCCCTCGCGGACGCGCAGGCGGCCGGCATGAGCGAGGAGGAATACGCGGCGTTCGTGGCGCGCGCCATGTTCCTCGACCACGCGGACCCGGTCGCGCAGTGGGCGGAGGTCCGCGCAATGCAGGCACGCCTGATCGAGCGCCTCACCGTCGCCGACGAGGTGCGCATCGTCGGGCCCGGCACGGACCTGCGCCTGAGCGTGCGCGGACGCACCTGGGCGAACAGCGACGGGAAGCGCAACATGCCGAGCGGCGAGGTGTTCACCGGTCCTCTTGAGGACAGCGCGCAGGGCGTCATCACCTTCGACCTGCCCACCGTGTTCCAGGGCGCGCGCGTGCGCGGCATCCGCCTGGAATTCCGCGACGGCAAGGTCGTGGACGCCACCGCCGAGGAAGGCGAGGCGGCGCTGCTCGCGGCGCTCGACACCGACGAGGGCGCACGCTTCCTGGGGGAACTGGGCATCGGCACGAACTTCGGCATTCAGGTGCCCACGCAGAACATCCTCTTCGACGAGAAGATCGGCGGCACCGTGCACCTCGCCGTCGGCAAGAGCTACCCCGAAACCGGGGGCGTGAACGCGTCCGCGCTGCACTGGGACATGATCTGCGACCTGCGCAGCGGCGGGCAGATCCTGCTGGACGGCGAGGTCTTCCAGGAGAACGGCCGCTTCGTGCAGTGA
- a CDS encoding ABC transporter permease: MSGPRRALGWLVAAPALAFLLAFLALPLVRVLREGGVSVGVWADPYFRERLAFTLAQALGTSALAVTIGTPLAYLLSRYAVPGKATFLRALLLPFVTPTLVAALGLLALLGPHGLLGVDLSDTPGLIVLGNLFFNLPVMIRLAYAAFARVPANALNAARTLGASGARAAWTVAAPLALPGILAGATLVFLYSALSFGLPLVLGGERYATLEVEIYTLTAYELRLSEAGALVGGQLLITLLATGAYLWLARTSGAVQATRALPRARRGTAALLYTLLALVAFICFAPLLAVTFGSVRGTDGLTGAFWAGLIAPDADPPLTLLLGNTLRFAGLTLLGALTVGGTHALGAWLARSRTLDLLSLLPLMVSPISLAVGYLLLYPTLRAELPLLIAAYTLLAAPLVTRSLLPALRAVPPRLTEAARTLGSSPLRAWGTVTLPLVLPALRGGGALALATVLGEFAATLVLTRPEWATLSTAMYERLGRPGAQNLGEACALATLLMLLALAAFTALDGGKGEIT; the protein is encoded by the coding sequence GTGAGCGGCCCACGCCGGGCGCTGGGGTGGCTGGTGGCCGCCCCGGCGCTCGCGTTCCTGCTGGCGTTCCTGGCGTTGCCGCTCGTGCGGGTGCTGCGCGAGGGCGGCGTCAGTGTGGGCGTGTGGGCGGACCCGTACTTCCGGGAGCGGCTCGCGTTCACGCTCGCGCAGGCGCTCGGCACGAGCGCGCTCGCCGTCACCATCGGCACGCCCCTCGCGTACCTGCTCTCCCGGTACGCCGTGCCGGGCAAGGCGACGTTCCTGCGGGCGCTGCTGCTGCCGTTCGTCACGCCGACGCTCGTGGCGGCGCTCGGGCTGCTCGCGCTGCTCGGCCCGCATGGCCTGCTGGGCGTGGACCTCAGCGACACGCCCGGACTCATCGTGCTCGGCAACCTGTTCTTCAACCTGCCCGTCATGATTCGCCTCGCGTACGCCGCGTTCGCGCGCGTGCCCGCGAACGCCCTGAACGCCGCGCGGACGCTCGGCGCGAGCGGCGCGCGCGCCGCGTGGACGGTGGCGGCCCCGCTCGCGCTGCCCGGCATCCTGGCGGGCGCGACGCTGGTGTTCCTGTACAGCGCCCTGAGTTTCGGCTTGCCGCTCGTGCTGGGCGGCGAGCGGTACGCGACGCTGGAGGTCGAGATCTACACCCTCACGGCGTACGAACTGCGCCTGTCCGAAGCGGGCGCGCTCGTCGGCGGGCAGCTGCTCATCACGCTGCTCGCCACGGGCGCGTACCTCTGGCTCGCCCGCACCAGCGGGGCCGTGCAGGCCACCCGGGCCCTGCCGCGCGCCCGCCGCGGAACGGCCGCGCTGCTGTACACGCTGCTGGCGCTGGTGGCCTTCATCTGCTTCGCGCCGCTGCTGGCCGTCACGTTCGGCAGCGTCCGCGGCACGGACGGCCTCACGGGGGCGTTCTGGGCGGGCCTGATCGCGCCGGACGCCGACCCGCCGCTCACGCTGCTGCTCGGCAACACCCTGCGTTTCGCGGGCCTCACGCTGCTCGGCGCGCTCACTGTGGGCGGCACGCACGCGCTCGGCGCGTGGCTCGCACGGTCCCGCACCCTCGACCTCCTGTCGCTGCTGCCGCTCATGGTGTCCCCCATCAGCCTCGCCGTCGGGTACCTGCTGCTGTACCCCACGCTCCGCGCGGAACTGCCGCTCCTGATCGCCGCCTACACCCTGCTCGCAGCGCCCCTCGTGACGCGCAGCCTGCTGCCCGCCCTACGGGCCGTGCCGCCACGCCTCACGGAGGCGGCGCGGACGCTCGGCAGCTCACCCCTGCGCGCGTGGGGCACCGTCACGCTCCCCCTCGTGCTGCCGGCGCTGCGGGGCGGCGGCGCGCTCGCGCTCGCCACGGTCCTCGGGGAGTTCGCCGCCACCCTCGTCCTGACCCGCCCGGAATGGGCGACGCTCAGCACCGCCATGTACGAACGGCTCGGGCGGCCCGGCGCGCAGAACCTCGGCGAGGCGTGCGCGCTCGCCACCCTCCTGATGCTCCTCGCTCTCGCTGCGTTCACGGCGCTCGACGGCGGAAAAGGCGAAATCACATGA
- a CDS encoding NAD(P)/FAD-dependent oxidoreductase, whose translation MTDTLVIGAGLAGLTAARALQRAGRHVRVLDAAEHPGGRLHTHTDDGFTYDAGFQVLFTAYPAVRRHLNLHALDLIALPPGAELRRGAHAEVLGDPIRDRAALTRTVLARSVPLADKLRVAHLAADLRRGPAHALLRGPDERTDAFLRARGFSDRALDAFFRPFFGGIFLNRELTTSARLFRYYFRMLMDGQAAIPRRGMREIPRQLARGLHVMCRVQVHSLHPHAGGVTVLTNAGDLEARNVIVAADPPEIARLTRERVHLGSVPATYLYYAAPDAPTAQPRLILNTAPGLINNAHWTSHALPGRAPGGQHLLTVTVLGHPDLHDDALDAGVREELRGWYGPGVHAWRTLRVERLAHAQYPQPPEYAATLPGHGTALPGVLIASEVTSMSSIQGAMESGEKAAAILLNDAAGMSRPRGA comes from the coding sequence ATGACGGACACCCTCGTGATCGGCGCGGGCCTCGCGGGTCTCACCGCCGCACGCGCCCTTCAGCGCGCCGGGCGCCACGTGCGCGTTCTGGACGCCGCCGAACACCCCGGCGGTCGCCTGCACACGCACACCGACGACGGCTTCACGTACGACGCGGGCTTCCAGGTGCTGTTCACCGCGTACCCCGCCGTGCGCCGCCACCTGAACCTCCACGCCCTCGACCTGATCGCCCTGCCGCCCGGCGCGGAACTCCGCCGGGGCGCGCACGCCGAGGTGCTCGGCGACCCCATCCGCGACCGCGCCGCCCTCACCCGCACCGTGCTGGCGCGCAGCGTCCCCCTGGCGGACAAACTGCGCGTCGCGCACCTGGCCGCCGACCTGCGCCGGGGCCCCGCGCACGCGCTCCTGCGCGGCCCGGACGAGCGCACCGACGCGTTCCTCCGCGCGCGCGGCTTCAGTGACCGCGCGCTCGACGCGTTCTTCCGCCCGTTCTTCGGCGGCATCTTCCTGAACCGCGAGCTGACCACCAGCGCCCGGCTGTTCCGCTACTACTTCCGCATGCTCATGGACGGCCAGGCGGCCATCCCGCGGCGCGGCATGCGCGAGATTCCCCGTCAGCTCGCGCGCGGCCTGCACGTCATGTGCCGCGTGCAGGTCCACAGCCTCCACCCGCACGCGGGCGGCGTGACCGTCCTCACGAACGCCGGCGACCTTGAAGCGCGCAACGTCATCGTCGCGGCCGACCCGCCGGAAATCGCGCGCCTGACCCGTGAGCGCGTGCACCTCGGCAGCGTCCCCGCCACGTACCTGTACTACGCGGCACCGGACGCGCCCACAGCGCAGCCCCGCCTGATCCTGAACACCGCGCCCGGCCTCATCAACAACGCGCACTGGACCAGCCACGCCCTGCCGGGCCGCGCGCCTGGCGGGCAGCACCTCCTGACCGTCACGGTGCTCGGCCATCCCGACCTGCACGACGACGCCCTTGACGCCGGCGTGCGCGAGGAACTCCGCGGGTGGTACGGCCCGGGCGTGCACGCCTGGCGGACGCTCCGCGTGGAGCGCCTCGCGCACGCGCAGTACCCGCAGCCGCCCGAGTACGCCGCCACGCTGCCCGGGCACGGCACGGCCCTGCCGGGCGTGCTGATCGCCTCGGAGGTCACCAGCATGAGCAGCATTCAGGGCGCCATGGAGAGCGGCGAGAAGGCCGCCGCGATCCTCCTGAACGACGCCGCCGGCATGAGCCGCCCGAGGGGCGCGTGA
- a CDS encoding VOC family protein gives MTAALDHLVVAARTLPEGVAWLEGRLGVPLQPGGEHPLFGTHNALLTLGGGAYLEVIAVNPDAPAPARPRWFALDTPDLRARLAERPRLIHWVAQVPQLQPEWASLHGDPLALARGTLTWTLTVPPDGRLPLGGVLPSLIAWAGAHPTDRLPDAGVRLEALTLTSPDAEALRAHLGALGLGAAATIQAGRAPALTATLRTPAGTVTLD, from the coding sequence GTGACCGCCGCCCTCGACCACCTCGTGGTGGCGGCGCGCACCCTGCCGGAGGGCGTGGCCTGGCTCGAAGGGCGTCTGGGTGTGCCCCTGCAGCCCGGCGGGGAGCACCCGCTGTTCGGCACGCACAACGCCCTATTGACCCTGGGCGGCGGCGCGTACCTGGAGGTCATCGCCGTGAACCCGGACGCGCCCGCCCCGGCCCGCCCCCGCTGGTTCGCCCTGGACACACCGGACCTGCGGGCGCGTCTCGCGGAGCGCCCGCGCCTGATTCACTGGGTCGCGCAGGTGCCCCAACTGCAGCCCGAGTGGGCCAGCCTGCACGGCGACCCGCTCGCCCTCGCGCGCGGAACGCTCACCTGGACGCTCACAGTGCCGCCGGACGGGCGCCTGCCGCTGGGCGGCGTCCTCCCGAGCCTGATCGCCTGGGCCGGCGCGCACCCCACCGACCGCCTGCCGGACGCCGGCGTGCGCCTTGAGGCGCTCACGCTCACCAGCCCGGACGCGGAAGCCCTGCGCGCGCACCTGGGCGCCCTGGGCCTCGGGGCGGCCGCGACCATTCAGGCGGGCCGCGCACCCGCCCTCACGGCCACGCTCCGCACGCCCGCCGGGACGGTCACGCTGGACTGA
- a CDS encoding MIP/aquaporin family protein, giving the protein MSDATMQRAPTHADRAAVPLARRLLAESLGTALLTLGGVGAGALVRAGLLPDVVAHTLPPALIVLGVIYTFGDVSGAHINPAVTLAFAARGSFPWRRVLPYWAAQLLGAVLAALTLRAVWTLPHETERVPPVGALLLDGGAALWLALVIVGTAKRTGKLGPNVGIPVACTVGLCHFLTNAVSAVAMNPARSLGPALVSGDAARAWPHVLGPLLGMLVGVALTWALRGGMNDDERKAARGDGQAVDDADA; this is encoded by the coding sequence ATGAGTGACGCCACCATGCAGCGGGCACCCACCCACGCGGACCGCGCGGCCGTGCCGCTCGCGCGGCGCCTGCTCGCGGAGAGCCTGGGCACGGCGCTGCTCACGCTCGGCGGCGTCGGCGCCGGCGCGCTCGTGCGCGCGGGGCTGCTGCCGGACGTCGTCGCGCACACCCTGCCGCCCGCGCTGATCGTGCTGGGCGTCATCTACACCTTCGGGGACGTGTCGGGCGCGCACATCAACCCGGCGGTGACGCTCGCGTTCGCGGCGCGCGGCAGCTTCCCGTGGAGGCGCGTCCTGCCGTACTGGGCAGCGCAGCTGCTCGGCGCGGTCCTCGCGGCGCTCACGTTGCGCGCCGTGTGGACGCTGCCGCACGAAACGGAACGCGTCCCGCCGGTCGGGGCGCTGCTGCTGGACGGCGGGGCCGCGCTGTGGCTGGCGCTCGTGATCGTCGGCACCGCGAAACGCACCGGGAAGCTCGGCCCGAACGTCGGCATTCCGGTGGCGTGCACGGTGGGCCTGTGCCACTTCCTGACGAACGCCGTATCGGCCGTCGCCATGAACCCCGCGCGCAGCCTCGGCCCGGCCCTCGTGAGCGGCGACGCGGCGCGCGCGTGGCCGCACGTGCTCGGACCGCTGCTGGGCATGCTCGTCGGTGTCGCGCTCACCTGGGCGCTGCGCGGCGGCATGAACGACGACGAACGCAAAGCCGCGCGCGGGGACGGGCAGGCCGTGGACGACGCGGACGCCTGA
- a CDS encoding thiamine ABC transporter substrate-binding protein, producing the protein MRNILVSVALMAGAAQAATLTVITHDSFDVDKKLVAAFEARTGSKVRFIKGGDAGELLNKLILTRGAPLADVVYGLDNSLLPRARSAGLLEAYKSPALAKVPAQFRLDDAGLLNTVDYGYVALNYDKAYFEQNKLALPKSLEDLAKPEYARLTVVESPATSSTGLAFLLSTVNHLGQDRAMQWWREARANGLRVTRGWSDAYYKDFSRNGGKYPIVLSYASSPAAEVAYSEKPLTASPTANLLLPGSTFLQLEGVGVLKGTKQRALARQFVDFMLSGGVQADFPTRMWVYPAVSGVKLADVWKYAQKPDVTPVKANLLQNPQALVDAWVTQVLRAR; encoded by the coding sequence ATGCGTAACATTCTGGTTTCCGTGGCCCTGATGGCCGGCGCAGCGCAGGCCGCAACCCTGACGGTCATCACGCACGACAGCTTCGACGTCGACAAGAAACTGGTCGCGGCGTTCGAGGCGCGCACCGGCAGCAAGGTCCGCTTCATTAAGGGCGGCGACGCCGGCGAACTGCTGAATAAACTGATCCTGACGCGCGGCGCGCCCCTCGCGGACGTCGTGTATGGCCTGGACAACAGCCTGCTGCCGCGCGCGCGCAGCGCCGGCCTGCTGGAAGCGTACAAGTCCCCGGCGCTCGCGAAGGTGCCCGCCCAGTTCCGCCTGGACGACGCGGGCCTGCTGAACACCGTGGATTACGGGTACGTGGCCCTGAACTACGACAAGGCGTACTTCGAGCAGAACAAGCTGGCACTCCCGAAATCCCTGGAGGACCTCGCGAAGCCCGAGTACGCGCGCCTGACGGTCGTGGAGTCCCCCGCGACCAGCTCCACCGGCCTGGCGTTCCTGCTGTCGACCGTGAACCACCTCGGGCAGGACCGCGCGATGCAGTGGTGGCGTGAGGCGCGCGCGAACGGCCTGCGCGTCACGCGTGGCTGGTCCGACGCGTACTACAAGGACTTCAGCCGTAACGGCGGCAAGTACCCCATCGTGCTGAGCTACGCCAGCAGCCCCGCCGCGGAAGTCGCGTACAGCGAGAAGCCCCTCACGGCCAGCCCCACCGCGAACCTGCTGCTGCCCGGCAGCACGTTCCTGCAGCTGGAAGGCGTGGGCGTCCTGAAAGGCACGAAGCAGCGCGCCCTCGCGCGGCAGTTCGTGGACTTCATGCTGTCCGGCGGTGTGCAGGCGGACTTCCCGACGCGCATGTGGGTGTACCCGGCCGTGAGCGGTGTGAAACTCGCCGACGTCTGGAAGTACGCGCAGAAGCCGGACGTGACCCCCGTGAAGGCGAACCTGCTGCAGAACCCGCAGGCGTTGGTGGACGCGTGGGTGACGCAGGTCCTGCGCGCCCGCTGA
- a CDS encoding DsbA family oxidoreductase, whose product MTTDPATAPLTVDVFADIACPFCYIGLERLTKLAAERPLQVTWRPFQLQPDLPREGVDWAVFRAQKFGGDAGAQAAFDHVTQYACTDDVCFNWDAIGKAANTRDAHRVILLAQDRGVGVAAAMRLMRAHFEEGADVGSADVLARLAVEVGVDEADVRTVLAGNAYGAEVDASQGLAARSGVQGVPFYVLRAQYALSGAQPLDTMRGALAWAAAQPLSPA is encoded by the coding sequence ATGACGACCGACCCTGCCACCGCGCCCCTCACCGTGGACGTCTTCGCGGATATCGCGTGCCCGTTTTGCTACATCGGCCTGGAGCGCCTCACGAAACTCGCGGCGGAGCGGCCGCTGCAGGTCACGTGGCGGCCGTTTCAGCTGCAGCCGGACCTACCCCGGGAGGGCGTGGACTGGGCGGTGTTCCGCGCGCAGAAGTTCGGCGGTGACGCTGGCGCGCAGGCGGCGTTCGACCACGTGACGCAGTACGCGTGCACGGACGATGTGTGCTTCAACTGGGACGCCATCGGGAAGGCCGCGAACACCCGCGACGCGCACCGCGTGATTCTGCTCGCGCAGGACCGCGGCGTGGGCGTCGCGGCGGCCATGCGCCTGATGCGCGCGCACTTCGAGGAGGGTGCTGATGTGGGGAGCGCCGACGTGCTCGCGCGCCTCGCCGTGGAGGTCGGCGTGGACGAGGCGGACGTCCGCACGGTGCTCGCCGGGAACGCGTACGGGGCGGAGGTGGACGCCAGCCAGGGACTCGCGGCGCGTTCGGGCGTGCAGGGCGTGCCGTTCTACGTGCTGCGCGCGCAGTACGCGCTGAGTGGCGCGCAGCCGCTGGACACGATGCGCGGGGCGCTCGCGTGGGCGGCGGCGCAACCCCTCAGTCCAGCGTGA
- the purU gene encoding formyltetrahydrofolate deformylase codes for MTVTPTPTDLAAPQRSNTARLTISCADRKGIVAAVSQFLHNHGANIIHSDQHSTDPSGGTFFMRMEFHLEGLDLARGPFERAFQDVVATPFGMDWHVWYNTEPKRMAILVSKYDHCFLDLLWRHRRGELDVDIPMIISNHEDLRRDAEGFGIPYHVIPVTKANKAEAEAEQIALLRDRCDFVVLARYMQILSGDFLRGVGVPVINIHHSFLPAFIGANPYRAAWTRGVKLVGATAHYVTEELDAGPIIEQDVARVTHRETPETLMRLGRDVERQVLARAVKAHVEDRVLVHGNKTVVF; via the coding sequence ATGACGGTCACCCCCACGCCCACCGACCTGGCCGCCCCGCAGCGCAGCAACACCGCCCGCCTCACCATCTCGTGCGCAGACCGCAAGGGCATCGTCGCGGCGGTGTCGCAGTTCCTGCACAACCACGGCGCGAACATCATCCACAGCGACCAGCACAGCACCGACCCCAGCGGCGGGACGTTCTTCATGCGCATGGAGTTCCACCTGGAAGGCCTCGACCTCGCGCGCGGCCCGTTCGAGCGGGCCTTTCAGGACGTCGTCGCCACGCCGTTCGGCATGGACTGGCACGTGTGGTACAACACCGAACCCAAACGCATGGCGATCCTGGTGAGCAAATACGACCACTGCTTCCTGGACCTGCTGTGGCGTCACCGGCGCGGCGAGCTGGACGTGGACATCCCCATGATCATCAGCAACCACGAGGACCTGCGCCGCGACGCGGAAGGGTTCGGCATTCCGTACCACGTCATTCCGGTCACGAAAGCGAACAAGGCCGAGGCGGAAGCGGAGCAGATCGCGCTGCTCCGGGACCGCTGCGACTTCGTGGTGCTCGCGCGGTACATGCAGATTCTCAGCGGCGACTTCCTGCGTGGTGTGGGCGTGCCGGTCATCAACATCCACCACTCGTTCCTGCCGGCGTTCATCGGCGCGAACCCGTACCGCGCCGCGTGGACGCGCGGCGTGAAACTGGTCGGGGCGACCGCGCACTACGTCACGGAGGAACTGGACGCCGGGCCGATCATCGAGCAGGACGTCGCGCGCGTCACGCACCGCGAAACGCCCGAGACGCTCATGCGCCTGGGCCGCGACGTGGAACGCCAGGTGCTCGCGCGGGCCGTGAAAGCGCACGTGGAGGACCGCGTGCTCGTGCACGGCAACAAGACCGTCGTGTTCTGA
- a CDS encoding NUDIX hydrolase translates to MQLLAWTVVTRAGRVLLGQRAPGRLHAGLWGLPGGRVEPGEALADAAARELHEETGLLARPDALAPLGVTHYRTPEGRGLSFFFLAEDLPGTPRALDATTAVTWADPDSLPGAVLPWLPRALRVHWRERRPLDETL, encoded by the coding sequence GTGCAGCTGCTCGCGTGGACAGTCGTGACGCGCGCCGGACGCGTCCTGCTGGGACAGCGCGCGCCGGGCCGCCTGCACGCGGGCCTGTGGGGCCTGCCGGGCGGCCGGGTCGAACCCGGCGAGGCCCTCGCAGACGCCGCCGCGCGCGAACTGCACGAGGAGACTGGCCTGCTCGCCCGGCCGGACGCGCTCGCGCCCCTGGGCGTCACGCACTACCGCACGCCCGAGGGGCGCGGCCTCAGCTTCTTCTTCCTGGCGGAGGACCTGCCGGGCACGCCCCGCGCGCTGGACGCCACCACCGCCGTGACCTGGGCGGACCCGGACAGCCTCCCCGGCGCTGTGCTGCCGTGGCTGCCGCGCGCCCTGCGCGTCCACTGGCGTGAACGCCGCCCCCTCGACGAAACCCTGTAA
- a CDS encoding response regulator transcription factor has product MSALILIVEDEPHLAEILEAYARQEGFRTERAADGNTAMTLFHAARPDLILLDLMLPGRSGLDVLRSVRAEGRTGVILVTARAEETDQVVGLELGADDYVVKPFRPREVMARVRAVLRRTQEALEPLSAPTRVGALEVDTRAVSVRVHGAPLSLTPAEFRLLAHLASAPGRAFTREELLEGALPDSDAMERVVDAHLTSVRRKLEANGAPGLLHTVRGVGYRLAET; this is encoded by the coding sequence ATGAGTGCCCTGATCCTGATTGTCGAGGACGAACCGCATCTCGCGGAGATCCTGGAAGCGTACGCCCGCCAGGAGGGGTTCCGCACCGAACGCGCCGCCGACGGGAACACCGCCATGACCCTGTTCCACGCGGCCCGCCCGGACCTGATCCTGCTGGACCTGATGCTGCCGGGCCGCAGCGGCCTGGACGTGCTGCGCAGCGTCCGTGCGGAGGGCCGCACCGGCGTGATCCTCGTGACCGCCCGCGCCGAGGAGACCGATCAGGTGGTCGGGCTGGAGCTCGGCGCGGACGATTACGTCGTGAAGCCGTTCCGCCCGCGCGAGGTGATGGCGCGCGTGCGCGCGGTGCTGCGCCGCACGCAGGAGGCGCTGGAACCGCTCAGTGCCCCCACGCGGGTGGGGGCGCTCGAGGTGGACACGCGCGCCGTGAGCGTCCGCGTGCACGGCGCGCCGCTGTCGCTCACGCCCGCGGAGTTCCGGCTGCTCGCGCACCTCGCGAGCGCGCCCGGGCGGGCGTTCACGCGCGAGGAACTGCTGGAAGGGGCCCTGCCGGACAGTGACGCGATGGAACGCGTCGTGGACGCGCACCTCACCAGCGTGCGCCGCAAGCTCGAAGCGAACGGCGCGCCCGGCCTGCTGCACACGGTGCGCGGCGTCGGTTACCGCCTGGCGGAGACATGA